A single Sphingomonas sp. IW22 DNA region contains:
- a CDS encoding tryptophan halogenase family protein, whose translation MDRGIAHVVIVGGGTAGWLAACRIAAAADPATSSLLHVTLIECPDIPTIGVGEGTWPTMRRTLSRIGIAETEFLRTCDASFKQGSRFIGWRDGGMDDAYFHPFVAPVEGSARGLVEGWRAVAPELCFADAVCPQPWVGARHLAPRQAGMPDYAGALNYAYHLDAGKLAELLRRHAVERLGVRHVRDHVGGTIMADDGDIAAVATRDHGDIAGDLFIDCTGHAALLIGERYGVPFLDRSDVLFNDRALAVQVPVTPYMPIASQTDATAHDAGWIWDIGLPTRRGVGCVYSSQHMDDERAATTLHAYLGRTAPHADPAALSVRQLAFRSGHRERFWERNCLAIGLSAGFLEPLEASAIVTIELSLDALIDNFPATRASMPLHARRFNDLFRYRWDRIVEFLKLHYVLSERTSDYWRDHRADGTIPDRLAHLIRLWRDQPPSVHDFDSVEEVFPAASYQYVLYGMGAATPPPGVMRAEDTDAVAQRIEQVARRARTLAASLPTNRAALDTLVRAAQPVPVTERQY comes from the coding sequence GTGGATAGAGGTATCGCCCATGTGGTGATCGTCGGCGGCGGCACGGCCGGTTGGCTGGCCGCGTGCCGCATCGCCGCCGCGGCCGACCCGGCGACTTCCTCGCTGCTTCACGTTACCCTGATCGAATGCCCGGACATTCCCACGATCGGCGTGGGGGAGGGTACCTGGCCGACGATGCGGCGGACGTTGTCGCGAATCGGCATCGCCGAGACCGAATTTCTTCGCACCTGTGACGCATCCTTCAAACAGGGTTCGCGCTTCATCGGCTGGCGCGATGGCGGCATGGACGACGCCTATTTCCATCCCTTCGTCGCTCCGGTGGAGGGCAGCGCCCGCGGGTTGGTCGAGGGGTGGCGGGCGGTCGCGCCTGAGCTTTGCTTTGCCGATGCCGTGTGCCCGCAGCCCTGGGTCGGCGCGCGGCATCTGGCGCCGCGTCAGGCGGGTATGCCCGATTATGCGGGTGCGCTGAACTATGCCTATCACCTCGATGCGGGGAAGTTGGCCGAATTGCTGCGACGCCATGCGGTCGAGCGGCTGGGCGTGCGCCATGTGCGCGACCATGTCGGCGGCACGATCATGGCCGATGACGGCGATATCGCTGCCGTCGCCACGCGCGATCATGGAGACATTGCGGGCGACCTGTTCATCGATTGCACCGGCCATGCCGCGCTGCTGATCGGGGAGCGTTACGGTGTCCCCTTCCTCGACCGTTCCGATGTGCTATTCAACGACCGCGCGCTGGCCGTGCAGGTGCCGGTCACACCCTATATGCCGATCGCGTCACAGACCGACGCGACCGCGCACGACGCTGGCTGGATCTGGGACATTGGCTTGCCGACGCGGCGGGGCGTGGGATGCGTCTATTCCTCCCAGCATATGGACGATGAACGGGCCGCTACAACGCTGCACGCCTATCTGGGGCGCACCGCACCCCATGCCGACCCCGCCGCGCTGTCAGTCCGGCAGCTGGCGTTCCGGTCGGGGCATCGGGAGCGTTTTTGGGAGCGTAACTGCTTGGCCATCGGCCTATCGGCGGGCTTTCTGGAGCCGCTGGAGGCGTCGGCCATCGTCACTATCGAATTGTCCCTCGACGCGCTGATCGACAATTTCCCGGCGACGCGCGCGTCGATGCCGCTGCATGCGCGCCGATTCAACGACCTGTTCCGTTATCGCTGGGACCGCATCGTCGAATTTCTGAAGCTGCATTATGTGCTAAGCGAGCGGACGTCCGATTACTGGCGTGACCACCGCGCCGACGGGACGATTCCCGACCGGCTGGCGCATTTGATCCGACTGTGGCGTGATCAGCCTCCCTCTGTCCATGATTTCGACAGCGTGGAGGAGGTGTTTCCTGCCGCCAGCTATCAATATGTGCTGTACGGCATGGGCGCCGCAACGCCCCCGCCGGGCGTTATGCGGGCCGAGGACACCGACGCCGTTGCCCAGCGGATCGAGCAGGTCGCCCGGCGCGCCCGCACACTGGCGGCCAGCCTGCCAACCAATCGCGCGGCGCTCGACACCCTGGTCCGGGCCGCGCAACCTGTACCCGTAACGGAGCGTCAGTACTGA
- a CDS encoding TonB-dependent receptor, with protein sequence MASASVMAIAAVPAVASAQDAAATLGNTGPSEIQDQAPAQQPGDEIVVTGIRASLREAVDIKRNAQGVVDAISSEDIGKFPDTNLAESLQRITGVSIDRSNGEGSTVTVRGFGPEYNLVTLNGRQMPTSTLGDGASAPASRSFDFANLASEGIAGVEVYKTGRAAVPSGGIGSTINIRTPRPLDRPGTRGSVAARGVLDTSRNDGNPITPEVSGVVSSTFGDDRFGILLSGAYQLRKASVNSATVGFRDGFLGSQNDWGSLAQPGTPGSERITNRPGPTDVYEVPQEASYSLIDIDRERINGQLVLQAKPTDNLTATLDYTYSSNRVEARTASTGVWFNFGNTSSEWTDGPNAGPVFYSEQFEPGKDLSYSSALTANKSINKSLGGNLTWEAPGNVTVSLDAHHSTAESKPTNEYGSSTSIGGAIFGVQSQRIDFTNDLPVISYAMYPGIDALNPAAITPTGNAFRNAYFKNTLDQIQLKGHYDHDGDFLQSIDAGFSFVDNQVRSAYGFIQNETWGGVDPRGQQFGADAVPDDFFQRVSLPDKFSGFDGSGGLAPAIYTFNFEQMAELLRSQYNICENPQAGVAAPGTCLANYTTDRRIREKTISPYIQFNTRFDVFGNPAHIIAGIRYDQTIVDSSALVPVPTGARWTGPNEFALTLAEEAAFTTFRGNYENWLPSIDFDIEPIRNVKLRASYSHTITRADYASLQGGLELDTNPRIGGGTGRLGNPNLIPFKSKNIDFSAEWYFDRESYISVGYFNKDVSNFIGSTQVDQSAFDLRNPGSGPRYRAAVAALGTTDAVRVRDYILRNYPASSEITGTTQAGGVDYLTGNIFGLPEDDLFNFQITQPFNSDRTANINGWEFAIQHRLWDTGLGFILNYTIVNGDAKYNNTLDPNIGQFALTGLSDSANVVGYYDKNGIQARVAYNWRDKFYAGGAFDPTYVEAYGQVDASASWEFMQGLTVFAEGINILGANRRGHRRSEEFVTFAQPGYARYMGGLRFTF encoded by the coding sequence GTGGCAAGTGCATCGGTGATGGCGATTGCTGCCGTGCCGGCGGTCGCATCGGCGCAGGACGCAGCCGCGACATTGGGCAATACCGGCCCCTCCGAAATTCAGGATCAGGCACCGGCCCAGCAGCCAGGCGACGAAATCGTCGTTACCGGCATCCGCGCGTCGCTACGCGAAGCCGTCGATATAAAGCGCAACGCGCAGGGCGTGGTCGACGCGATTTCGTCAGAGGATATCGGTAAGTTCCCCGACACCAATCTGGCCGAGTCGCTTCAGCGCATCACCGGCGTGTCGATCGACCGTTCGAACGGCGAAGGCTCGACCGTCACGGTGCGCGGCTTCGGTCCGGAATACAATCTTGTCACGCTGAACGGTCGCCAAATGCCGACCTCAACGTTGGGCGACGGCGCGAGCGCGCCTGCGTCGCGCTCGTTCGACTTCGCGAACCTCGCGTCGGAGGGCATTGCCGGGGTCGAGGTCTACAAGACCGGCCGCGCTGCCGTTCCTTCGGGTGGTATCGGTTCGACCATCAATATCCGCACGCCGCGTCCGCTCGACCGACCGGGCACGCGCGGATCGGTGGCCGCACGCGGCGTCCTCGACACCTCGCGCAATGATGGCAACCCGATCACGCCGGAAGTGTCGGGCGTCGTGTCCAGCACCTTTGGCGACGACCGTTTCGGCATCCTGCTGAGCGGCGCGTATCAGCTTCGCAAGGCGAGCGTAAATTCGGCCACTGTCGGTTTTCGCGACGGGTTCCTGGGTTCGCAGAACGACTGGGGCTCGCTCGCTCAGCCTGGCACGCCGGGTTCCGAGCGGATCACCAACCGCCCCGGTCCCACCGACGTCTATGAAGTGCCGCAGGAAGCAAGCTACAGCCTGATCGACATCGATCGTGAGCGTATCAACGGTCAGCTGGTGCTTCAGGCGAAGCCCACAGACAATCTGACTGCGACGCTGGACTATACCTACTCCAGCAACCGGGTCGAAGCGCGTACCGCCAGCACGGGCGTGTGGTTCAATTTCGGCAATACGTCGAGCGAATGGACCGATGGGCCGAACGCCGGCCCGGTCTTCTATTCCGAGCAGTTCGAACCGGGCAAGGACCTGTCCTATTCCAGCGCGCTGACCGCCAACAAGTCGATCAACAAGTCGCTGGGCGGTAACCTGACTTGGGAAGCGCCGGGCAACGTTACCGTCTCGCTGGACGCGCACCATTCGACTGCCGAGTCGAAGCCGACCAACGAATATGGCAGCAGCACGTCGATCGGCGGCGCGATCTTTGGCGTCCAGTCGCAGCGGATCGATTTCACCAATGACCTGCCGGTCATTTCCTATGCGATGTACCCTGGCATCGACGCGCTGAACCCGGCGGCGATCACGCCGACCGGCAACGCGTTCCGCAACGCCTATTTCAAGAACACGCTCGACCAGATCCAGCTCAAGGGTCATTACGACCATGACGGCGATTTCCTGCAGAGCATCGACGCCGGCTTCTCCTTCGTCGATAATCAGGTCCGATCGGCATATGGCTTCATCCAGAACGAGACCTGGGGCGGGGTCGATCCGCGCGGGCAGCAGTTCGGTGCCGACGCCGTGCCCGATGATTTCTTCCAGCGCGTAAGCCTGCCCGACAAGTTCAGCGGCTTCGACGGCAGCGGTGGTCTGGCGCCGGCCATCTATACCTTCAATTTCGAACAGATGGCCGAATTGCTGCGTTCGCAGTACAATATCTGCGAAAATCCGCAGGCTGGCGTCGCTGCGCCGGGCACCTGCCTCGCCAACTACACCACCGATCGTCGCATCCGCGAGAAGACGATTTCGCCGTACATCCAGTTCAACACGCGCTTTGATGTGTTCGGCAACCCCGCACACATCATTGCGGGCATCCGTTACGACCAGACGATCGTCGACTCGTCGGCGCTGGTGCCGGTGCCGACCGGCGCCCGGTGGACCGGCCCGAACGAATTTGCGCTGACTTTGGCTGAGGAAGCGGCGTTCACGACGTTCCGTGGCAATTATGAAAACTGGCTTCCGTCGATCGACTTCGACATCGAACCGATCCGCAACGTGAAGCTGCGTGCTTCGTACAGCCACACCATCACGCGCGCTGATTATGCCAGCCTGCAGGGCGGTCTGGAGCTGGACACCAACCCGCGCATCGGCGGGGGTACGGGCCGGTTGGGCAACCCGAACCTGATTCCGTTCAAGTCGAAGAATATCGACTTCTCGGCGGAATGGTATTTCGACCGCGAAAGCTACATCTCGGTCGGCTATTTCAACAAGGACGTCAGCAACTTCATCGGCAGCACCCAGGTCGATCAGTCGGCGTTCGACCTGCGTAATCCCGGTTCCGGCCCGCGTTATCGCGCGGCGGTAGCGGCGCTGGGTACAACCGATGCGGTGCGGGTGCGCGACTATATCCTGCGCAACTATCCGGCATCATCGGAAATCACCGGCACGACCCAGGCGGGCGGCGTCGATTATCTGACCGGCAACATCTTTGGCCTGCCCGAAGACGATCTGTTCAATTTCCAGATCACCCAGCCGTTCAACAGCGACCGGACCGCCAACATCAATGGCTGGGAATTCGCGATCCAGCACCGACTGTGGGATACGGGTCTGGGCTTCATCCTGAACTATACGATCGTCAATGGCGATGCGAAGTACAACAATACGCTGGACCCCAATATCGGCCAGTTCGCACTGACCGGGTTGAGCGACAGTGCCAATGTTGTCGGCTATTACGACAAGAACGGCATCCAGGCGCGTGTCGCCTATAACTGGCGCGATAAGTTCTATGCCGGTGGTGCGTTCGATCCCACTTATGTCGAGGCCTACGGCCAGGTCGACGCCAGCGCGAGCTGGGAGTTCATGCAGGGCCTGACCGTGTTTGCCGAAGGGATCAACATCCTGGGCGCCAATCGTCGCGGCCATCGCCGGTCGGAGGAGTTCGTGACCTTTGCCCAGCCGGGTTATGCGCGGTACATGGGCGGTCTGCGCTTCACCTTCTGA
- a CDS encoding glycoside hydrolase family 3 C-terminal domain-containing protein has product MTRRFLATLLAASALAGAAVAQDAAPDAARTRAQTLVARMTLDEKIALLHGLFPPMADGKTPNELIPSAGHIDGVPRLGVPLVRESDASLGVANQVEQRKGDVATALPSSLATAASFDPEIARAGGAMIGSEARAKRFNVLLAGGVNLTRDPWNGRNFEYMGGDPLLSGTMAGAQIAGVQSNRIVSTVKHFALNAQETGRMVLDARIDEAAFRMSDLLAFQIAIEKGRPGSVMCAYNKVNSDWACENDFLLNKVLKRDWRYRGWVMSDWGAVHSSAKAANAGLDQEAGQELDAKIYFDAPLRADIAAGRVPMARIDDMVTRYLTGLMTTGTFDTPMPDTPQAIDYARNADVAQQAAEAGIVLLKNEGDLLPIAATARRIAVIGGAADLGVLSGGGSSQVRSVSGAPIEIPLADGPAASFVRITYHASSPLAALRRALPNAEIEFVDGRNLNAVTEAAARADMAIVFATQWTTEAEDVPNLKLPHHQDALIAAVAAAQPRTVAVMETGGPVLMPWADKVPAIVQAWYPGQRGGEAIANILTGRVNPSGRLPITFPAHAGQPPRARPVGLDTFTDLEVQAASNPANAGQYQLKSFPVEYAEGADVGYRWYERKGEAPRFAFGHGLSYTSFAYGRPVVTGGKQLRITFDVTNTGKREGADVPQLYVARDGTTAPMRLAAFQRVTLKPGETRRITLTAEPRIIADYDTALPGWRIAGGRYRVALARDARDRSMVSTVTLDAATMKP; this is encoded by the coding sequence ATGACTCGCCGTTTCCTTGCGACCTTGCTCGCCGCGTCCGCGTTGGCTGGTGCCGCAGTGGCGCAGGATGCGGCGCCGGATGCCGCACGCACACGGGCCCAAACGCTGGTCGCGCGCATGACGCTCGATGAAAAGATCGCGCTGCTGCACGGGCTGTTCCCGCCCATGGCCGATGGCAAGACGCCCAACGAATTGATTCCCTCCGCCGGGCATATCGACGGCGTGCCTCGCCTGGGCGTGCCGCTGGTGCGCGAAAGCGATGCCTCGCTGGGCGTCGCCAACCAGGTCGAACAGCGAAAGGGCGACGTAGCGACCGCGCTCCCCTCCAGTCTGGCGACGGCGGCCAGCTTCGATCCCGAAATCGCGCGTGCGGGCGGTGCCATGATTGGCAGCGAAGCACGCGCCAAGCGGTTCAACGTGCTGCTGGCGGGCGGCGTCAACCTGACGCGCGATCCGTGGAACGGCCGCAACTTCGAATATATGGGCGGAGACCCGCTGCTGTCGGGCACGATGGCGGGCGCGCAGATCGCGGGTGTGCAATCCAACCGCATCGTCTCCACCGTCAAGCATTTCGCCCTCAACGCGCAGGAAACCGGCCGTATGGTGCTGGATGCGCGCATTGATGAGGCCGCATTTCGCATGAGCGACCTACTCGCCTTCCAGATCGCGATCGAAAAGGGTCGGCCGGGATCGGTCATGTGCGCCTATAACAAGGTCAATAGCGACTGGGCGTGCGAGAATGATTTCCTGTTGAACAAGGTGCTTAAGCGCGACTGGCGCTATCGCGGCTGGGTGATGAGCGACTGGGGCGCGGTCCATTCGTCGGCCAAGGCGGCCAATGCCGGGCTGGATCAGGAAGCGGGTCAGGAACTCGACGCCAAAATCTATTTCGACGCGCCGCTCAGGGCCGATATCGCTGCGGGCCGTGTGCCGATGGCGCGGATCGACGACATGGTCACGCGCTATCTTACGGGCCTGATGACGACGGGCACCTTCGATACGCCCATGCCGGACACGCCTCAGGCCATCGACTATGCCCGCAATGCCGACGTGGCACAGCAAGCGGCAGAGGCGGGCATCGTCCTGCTGAAGAACGAGGGCGACCTGCTACCGATCGCCGCGACGGCACGACGGATTGCGGTGATCGGCGGCGCGGCGGATCTGGGGGTGCTGTCGGGCGGGGGGTCCAGCCAGGTGCGCTCGGTCAGCGGCGCGCCGATCGAGATCCCGCTGGCCGACGGCCCGGCCGCGTCGTTCGTGCGGATCACCTATCACGCATCCTCACCGCTGGCCGCGCTTCGTCGCGCACTGCCGAATGCCGAGATTGAGTTTGTCGACGGTCGAAACCTGAATGCGGTGACCGAGGCTGCCGCGCGCGCCGACATGGCCATCGTGTTCGCCACGCAGTGGACGACCGAGGCAGAGGATGTGCCCAATCTGAAGCTGCCGCATCATCAGGACGCGCTGATCGCCGCCGTCGCCGCTGCACAGCCGAGAACAGTTGCCGTGATGGAAACCGGCGGCCCGGTACTGATGCCCTGGGCCGACAAGGTGCCCGCCATCGTGCAGGCATGGTATCCGGGCCAGCGGGGGGGGGAGGCGATTGCCAACATCCTGACCGGGCGGGTCAACCCGTCGGGCCGCCTGCCCATCACCTTCCCCGCTCACGCCGGACAGCCGCCCCGCGCCCGTCCCGTCGGCCTCGACACCTTTACCGACCTTGAGGTTCAGGCGGCGTCCAATCCCGCCAATGCCGGGCAGTATCAGCTGAAAAGCTTCCCGGTCGAATATGCCGAGGGCGCCGATGTCGGCTACCGCTGGTATGAGCGAAAGGGAGAGGCACCGCGCTTCGCCTTTGGCCATGGCCTGAGCTATACCAGCTTCGCCTATGGGCGCCCCGTCGTGACCGGCGGCAAGCAGCTTCGCATCACCTTCGACGTGACCAACACCGGCAAGCGCGAAGGCGCCGATGTGCCCCAGCTCTATGTCGCGCGCGACGGAACCACGGCGCCCATGCGCCTTGCCGCCTTTCAGCGTGTGACGCTGAAGCCCGGTGAGACACGGCGCATCACGCTGACCGCCGAACCGCGCATCATTGCCGACTATGATACCGCGCTGCCCGGCTGGCGAATCGCGGGCGGACGGTATCGCGTGGCGCTGGCCCGCGATGCGCGCGACCGGTCGATGGTCTCGACGGTCACGCTGGACGCGGCGACGATGAAGCCCTGA
- a CDS encoding DUF1134 domain-containing protein — translation MKMSPKWTIVLAALAMAVTPAGAGAQVRTIDPNSAIDADLNGAPPPPPPQEQLTPDEMAVDPGPQSTEPAPLPPPAAPAPAAPAPATAPGAAGPAVADRTAAAEETFARDDLMSAAEGVFGQGAQGLAGMIEKLLAEQGRPNAYIAGREASGAFVVGVRYGSGVMTHRIEGQRPVYWTGPSLGFDVGGDANKVFVLVYNLYDTQELYRRFPAAEGRVYFVGGFAATYLRRGDVVLIPIRLGVGWRLGANIGYMNFTEKSRWLPF, via the coding sequence ATGAAGATGTCGCCGAAATGGACAATCGTGCTTGCGGCGCTGGCAATGGCGGTGACGCCGGCGGGCGCCGGGGCGCAGGTGCGGACCATCGACCCGAACAGCGCGATCGACGCCGATCTGAACGGCGCGCCGCCGCCCCCGCCGCCGCAGGAACAACTGACCCCGGACGAAATGGCGGTCGATCCGGGCCCGCAATCGACCGAACCGGCGCCGCTGCCCCCGCCTGCCGCGCCTGCGCCCGCAGCACCGGCACCAGCGACAGCGCCGGGCGCCGCCGGTCCCGCTGTGGCCGATCGCACCGCTGCGGCGGAAGAGACCTTTGCCCGGGACGATCTGATGTCCGCGGCCGAGGGCGTGTTCGGTCAGGGCGCACAGGGCCTGGCCGGCATGATCGAGAAGCTGCTGGCCGAACAGGGGCGCCCCAACGCCTATATCGCCGGGCGCGAAGCGTCGGGCGCGTTCGTCGTCGGCGTGCGTTATGGCTCCGGCGTGATGACCCACCGGATCGAGGGGCAGCGCCCCGTTTACTGGACGGGTCCGTCGCTGGGTTTCGATGTCGGCGGCGACGCGAACAAGGTGTTCGTGCTGGTCTACAACCTGTACGACACGCAGGAACTCTATCGCCGTTTTCCGGCGGCTGAGGGGCGCGTCTATTTCGTCGGCGGCTTTGCTGCGACCTATTTGCGGCGCGGCGACGTGGTGCTGATCCCGATCCGGCTGGGCGTCGGATGGCGGCTGGGCGCGAATATCGGTTATATGAACTTCACCGAAAAGTCGCGCTGGCTGCCCTTTTGA
- a CDS encoding MFS transporter, whose amino-acid sequence MPPTPPPAAHRSPRFLALYALASAGGVIAYLPLLSLLLPLRIETVMGDSRIGYAAIVAIVGAAVASGANILFGWASDRSVARGRGRRGWVAFGIVALALAYPLVAVADTPVAILIAVIGVQLAANALLAPLLAIMADEIPDAQKGVASGLLALGSPLGSAFSAVLIAAPGLGDVSRIAIIPLGVALCVGPFLLTRSVRATGEEAAAADRPLSRRDLAIAWVARLLVQLSGSVLTLYLLYYFQSLATDAARGGVAKQVGALMTLAYVLSLPAAVAIGRLSDRTGRRKAVLFGAAMVAAAGLGTMAIASGTIVGAVGYTLYAVGSAVFLVLHSGFAMLLLPSPRRRGRDLGIINLTNTAPSLIGPALAWSLATPDDFTRALLALAVLTLAGGGAILAVRGRD is encoded by the coding sequence ATGCCCCCGACCCCGCCCCCCGCCGCGCATCGTTCGCCCAGATTCCTCGCGCTTTACGCGCTGGCCAGTGCGGGCGGAGTCATCGCCTATCTGCCGCTTCTATCTCTGTTGCTGCCCCTCAGGATCGAAACGGTCATGGGCGATTCGCGCATCGGCTATGCCGCCATCGTGGCGATCGTCGGCGCGGCGGTGGCCAGCGGCGCGAATATCCTGTTTGGCTGGGCCAGCGACCGGTCGGTGGCGCGCGGGCGCGGGCGGCGCGGATGGGTGGCGTTCGGTATCGTCGCGCTGGCGCTTGCCTATCCACTGGTCGCAGTGGCGGACACGCCCGTCGCCATACTGATCGCGGTAATCGGCGTGCAACTGGCCGCCAATGCGCTGCTCGCCCCGCTTCTGGCGATCATGGCCGACGAGATTCCCGACGCGCAAAAGGGGGTGGCCAGCGGCCTGCTGGCGCTCGGCTCCCCTCTCGGCTCGGCCTTTTCAGCGGTGCTGATCGCGGCGCCGGGCCTCGGCGACGTAAGCCGCATCGCGATCATCCCGTTGGGCGTCGCATTGTGCGTCGGCCCGTTCCTGCTGACGCGCAGCGTGCGCGCGACCGGAGAAGAGGCAGCCGCCGCCGACCGCCCGCTCAGCCGCCGGGACCTGGCCATCGCATGGGTTGCGCGCCTGCTGGTGCAGCTGTCGGGCAGTGTGCTGACGCTATACCTGCTTTACTATTTCCAGTCGTTGGCGACCGACGCGGCGCGGGGCGGCGTGGCGAAACAGGTCGGCGCGCTGATGACGCTCGCTTATGTCCTGTCGCTGCCCGCCGCCGTGGCCATCGGCCGCCTGTCCGACCGGACCGGTCGGCGAAAGGCGGTCTTGTTCGGTGCGGCGATGGTCGCCGCCGCCGGGCTGGGCACGATGGCGATCGCATCGGGCACCATAGTCGGCGCGGTCGGCTATACCCTCTATGCCGTCGGGTCGGCGGTGTTCCTGGTCCTGCATTCGGGCTTTGCCATGCTGCTGCTGCCCAGCCCGCGCCGCCGGGGCCGCGACCTGGGCATCATCAACCTGACCAATACCGCGCCATCGCTGATCGGCCCCGCGCTGGCGTGGAGCCTGGCGACCCCCGACGATTTCACCCGCGCGCTACTGGCGCTGGCGGTTCTGACACTGGCGGGCGGTGGTGCGATCCTGGCCGTTCGCGGGCGCGATTAG
- a CDS encoding family 16 glycosylhydrolase, translated as MNLFAIALQVTTLGATNYSVDAPMTVPATKPSIADEFDEPTIDRTTWRFDTAFNEKGWFNNERQYYAEARHENSRIENGALVIEARREKLDKARFPDWGGQGYSSAKLVSREGMGYGFYQVRAKLPCERGGWPAIWLLPQGGTWPDMGEIDIMEMVGWDANVIHATLHSGSYNHAKGTQRGAQKRIPTACTAFHDYQLDWRPDSITIGVDGRAYMRVTNDQPGDHGAWPFDRPYHLILNLAVGGDWGGKQGIDDGAFPMRLSIDHVRYWKAP; from the coding sequence ATGAACCTGTTCGCGATCGCGCTGCAAGTCACGACGCTGGGCGCCACCAACTATTCCGTCGATGCGCCGATGACGGTCCCGGCAACCAAGCCCAGCATCGCCGACGAATTCGACGAGCCGACGATCGACCGCACGACGTGGCGCTTCGACACGGCGTTCAACGAGAAGGGGTGGTTCAACAACGAGCGGCAATATTATGCCGAGGCGCGTCACGAAAACTCGCGCATCGAAAATGGCGCGCTTGTGATCGAAGCGCGGCGCGAAAAGCTGGACAAGGCACGTTTTCCCGACTGGGGCGGGCAGGGCTATAGCTCGGCCAAGCTCGTGTCGCGGGAGGGAATGGGTTACGGTTTCTATCAGGTGCGCGCCAAGCTGCCGTGCGAACGCGGCGGCTGGCCCGCGATCTGGCTGCTGCCACAAGGCGGCACCTGGCCCGATATGGGCGAGATCGACATCATGGAAATGGTCGGCTGGGACGCCAATGTCATCCATGCCACGCTGCATTCGGGCAGCTATAACCACGCCAAGGGCACGCAGCGCGGCGCGCAGAAACGGATCCCGACCGCCTGCACCGCATTTCACGACTATCAGCTCGACTGGCGGCCCGATTCGATCACGATCGGTGTCGATGGCCGCGCCTATATGCGCGTCACCAACGACCAGCCCGGCGACCATGGTGCATGGCCGTTCGATCGGCCTTATCACCTGATCCTGAATTTGGCGGTCGGCGGCGACTGGGGCGGCAAGCAGGGGATCGACGACGGCGCCTTTCCCATGCGCCTGTCAATCGACCATGTCCGTTACTGGAAAGCGCCCTAA
- the ftsE gene encoding cell division ATP-binding protein FtsE — protein sequence MANIVQFENVGLRYGTGPETLSDLSFTLRAGAFYFVTGASGAGKTSLLRLLYLAQRPSRGMIRLFGEDTVTLPRARLPILRRRIGVVFQDFRLLPHLNAYDNIALPLRVAGASESEVDESVREMLAWVGLDNRADARPATLSGGEQQRIAIARAVINRPEILVADEPTGNVDPDIADRLLHLFDKLNKLGTTVVVATHDVHLLGRVKDAQMLRMERGGLVDALSEMHRLSYGAPS from the coding sequence ATGGCCAACATCGTTCAGTTCGAGAATGTCGGCCTACGTTATGGCACCGGCCCCGAAACGCTGTCCGACCTGAGTTTCACGCTGCGCGCCGGCGCCTTCTATTTCGTCACCGGCGCATCGGGCGCGGGCAAGACGTCGCTGCTGCGGCTGCTGTACTTGGCCCAGCGCCCAAGCCGCGGGATGATCCGCCTGTTCGGGGAGGATACGGTGACATTGCCGCGCGCGCGGCTGCCCATCCTTCGCCGCCGGATCGGCGTAGTATTTCAGGATTTCCGCCTGCTTCCGCATCTGAACGCCTATGACAACATCGCGCTGCCGCTGCGCGTTGCCGGGGCAAGCGAGAGCGAGGTGGACGAGTCGGTGCGCGAAATGCTGGCCTGGGTCGGTCTGGACAATCGCGCCGACGCGCGTCCCGCCACACTGTCGGGCGGCGAGCAACAGCGTATCGCCATTGCCCGTGCCGTCATCAATCGGCCTGAAATCCTGGTTGCGGACGAACCGACGGGCAATGTCGATCCCGACATCGCCGACCGGCTGCTGCACCTGTTCGACAAGCTGAACAAGCTGGGCACCACCGTCGTCGTCGCCACGCACGACGTCCACCTGCTGGGCCGGGTCAAGGACGCGCAGATGCTGCGGATGGAGCGCGGCGGGCTGGTCGACGCGCTGAGCGAGATGCACCGCCTGTCCTATGGCGCGCCATCATGA